GTTTCCGGCTCCCGGCCCCCGCGGCGCGCCCCGCCCCGCCGGGTGCTGGCCGCGGGGGCGGGATCAGAACCCCAGCAGCATCCGCGCCCGCTCCGACATCATCTCGGGCCGCCAGGGCGGGCTCCAGACCAGCCGGACCCGGGCTTCCTTCACGCCATCCAGCCGCTCGATGGCCTGCTTGGCCTGGCTGACGATCTGGTCGCCCAGGGGGCAGCCGATGGCCGTCAGGGTCATGTCGACCTCGACCACGCCCTCGTCGTCCACCTCGCACCGGTAGACCAGGCCCAGGTCCACCACGTTGAGCCCGATCTCCGGGTCGATGACGTCGGTCAGGGCCTCGCGGACCTGTTCTTCCGTCACCTTCGCCATGGGATCACCTCCCGCTGCCGGGGGCCGAACCAGCTCCACCTGAGGCAACCGGCCCAACCCCAGGCTCAACCTTAAGGATACCGCATCGCCTCACGGGCGGTCCCGTTCGTGTATCCTAGGGGAAGGTTGTAGGGGAAGTTTGCGGCATCCACCCCAGATTCCCGTACCGGCCGGCGCTCCGCGGCGCGCGGCCGCAGGAGGCGATGCACGTGCCTGCACCGACCGTTCCGGCAGAGACGCTGGCGTCGCTGGAAGAACGGGCACGCCGGCTCCGCCGCCACGTCATCCGGATGATCGCCCGGGCCGGCTCGGGTCACCCGGGCGGCTCCCTGTCCGCTGCGGAGATCGTCACCGCGCTGTACTTCCATGTGATGCGCCATGACCCGGCCCGCCCCAGCTGGGACGACCGGGACCGGTTCGTCCTGAGCAAGGGGCACGGCGTGCCCATCGTGTACGCCGCCCTGGCAGAGGCGGGCTATTTCCCCGAGGCCTGGCTGGAGCGGCTGCGCCAGCTGGACAGCCCGCTGCAGGGGCACCCTTCCCGGCGGGACTGCCCGGGCATTGAGGCCTCCACCGGCTCCCTAGGTCAGGGCCTTTCCATCGCCGCGGGCATGGCCCTGGCAGGCAAGCTGGACGGCAAGGACTACCGGGTGTTCGTGCTGCTGGGCGACGGGGAGATCCAGGAGGGTCAGGTGTGGGAGGCGGCCATGTTTGCGGCCCACCACCGCCTCGACAACCTGATCGCCATCCTGGACTACAACCGCTACCAGCTGGACGACGCGGTGGACGCCATCGTCCGCCTGGAGCCGCTGGCCGACAAGTGGCGCGCCTTCGGCTGGGACGTGGAGGAGATCGACGGCCACGACCTCGGCCAGGTGGTGCCGGCGCTGGAACGGGCCCGGGCCGGCACCGGGCGCCCGGTGATGATCATCGCCCACACCGTCAAGGGCAAGGGCGTGTCCTTCATGGAGAACAACAACGAGTTCCACGGCCGGGCGCCGACCCCCGAGGAGACCGAAAAGGCCCTGGCGGAGCTGGGGGACGAACCGGCCGCTGCCCGTTGACCAGCGGCAGCCTGCTGACCGTCTGCCGCTGACCGGCCGCGGTCCGCTGACCGGCTGCAGCCTGCTGGCCACCCGCAGCCGGCGGACCGGGCGCAGCCCGCTGACGAGCGCGAGGAGGATCCTGCCATGTTCGGCCTTCCAACAGGCAAGCCAACCCGCCAGGCCTTCGGCGAGGCGCTGGTGGAGCTGGGCCGCCGGCATCCCGAGCTGGTAGTGCTGGACGGCGACCTGTCCAAGTCGACCTACACCCGCTACTTCGCCCAGGAGTTTCCCGACCGGTTCTTCAACGCCGGCATCGCCGAGGCCAACATGGTCGGCCTGGCGGCGGGGCTGGCATCGTGCGGAAAGATTCCCGTCTGCGCCAGCTTTGCGGCCTTTCTGATGTGCAAGGCCTTCGACCAGATGCGCATCGGCGTGAACTACGCGGGGCTTAACGTGAAGTTCGTCGGCAGCCACGGCGGCATCAGCATCGGCGAAGACGGCGTCTCCCAGATGGCCGTGGAGGATGTGGCCCTGGCCCAGGCGCTGCCGGGCTTCGTGGTGCTGGTTCCCGCCGACGAACATGCCACCCGCAGGGCGGTGGAAGCGGCCGTGGCGCACCCGGGCCCGGTGTACATCCGGGTGGGCCGGCCCAAGGCCCCCCTGGTCTACGACACCCGTCCCTGCGACTTCGCCATCGGCCGGGCCATCCTGGTGCGGGACGGCGGCGACCTGACCATCGCCGCCAACGGGCTGATGGTGGCGGCGGCCCTAGCCGCGGCCGAGCAGCTGGCGGCGGAGGGCATTGAAGCCCGGGTGCTGGACTTTGCCTCCGTCAAGCCGCTGGACCGGGACGCCGTGCGGGCGGCGGCGGAAGAGACAGGCGCCCTGGTGGTGGCGGAAGAGCACCTCAAGGCCGGCGGCCTGGGCAGCGCCATCGCCATGGCCCTGGCGGAGACGGTGCCGGTGCCGGCGGAGTTCGTCGCCCTGCAGGACACCTATGCCGAATCGGGCGCCCCAGAGGACCTGATGCGCAAGTACGGGCTGACCCCGGAGGCCATCGCCATCGCCGCCCGCCGGGTGCTGGAGCGCAAGCGGGCCGGCGTCGTGGGTACCGCCCACCGCTGACGGGGCGCTCCACCGCTGACGGGGCCGGCGACCCGGCCGGGCCCCACGGCCTTGAGGGGCCCCACCCGGCCCCGACGGACGATCAACCGGCGCCGATCGGGGCGGACCCGGCTTGAACCAGGCTCGCTGAGGCTTGGTGGGAGTGCCCGGCACCATGGGGGCGAAACGAGCACTCCTCCGCAGTGACACCTGACGGGCCGGCCCTTCTTGCGAGGGGACCCAGGGGTCTGCGTGCGGGCCTTCGTCGGACCGACCCGGGGGCCGGCCCTCCTTCTGCGGCCCCACTACCCGGTGGGGGCCCCCCTACCTGGTGGGAGTCCGTCCTTTCCTCGTCCGTTCCTATTGGGAGCCGGCCCCCTCCGCGGGGGCCCCGGTTCCTTCGTCTTCCTTTCCGGCTTCCGTTCCGGCACCGGCCTCTCGGGCGGCGGCCCCCAGCACGTCGCTGGCCAGGGAATCCTCGCCTTCCAGCGTCAGCGTCGCCGCCCAGTAGTCCCGGCTTCCGCCGGGGACGGTCTTATGGTTGAACACGAAATAGTCAAGGTCGTGGATGATCCGGTGGGCCGTGCGGATCAGGCCCGCCTGCCGCTGGCGGTAGCCCTGCTCCAGCGCCCAAAAGAAGGCTTCGAGGTCGCGCCCCACCGTGGATGGTTGCAGGCGCGGCGCCACCTCCCGCAGGAACTGGGCCGTCGCGCCTGTCAGAACGGCTTCCACCTCGGCCCAAGCCGGGCTTTGGGCGTCGCGCAGGGCCGACAGGTGGCCCCAGCCGGTGATCTGGTTCATCCGCTCGTGGATCGCGTGAACGTTGTTCTTTGCCCGCTCCAGCTCCTCGGCCGTGGCCGCCGCCAGCTGGCGGCTGACTTGCGTCAGCTGGTCCGGGTCGGGCTCCCGAGCACCTCCCAGGCCCTCCAGGGCCTGCTGCCACCACGCGGTGCCCGACGGGGTGAAGGACCAAGCCACGACGCCCGCCACCGCCACGACGGTCAGCCCGGCCACCACCCAGCGCCACCCAGGCCGCACCCTTTCCCTCCTCCCGGAAAGGAACCGTCCCGGTGGGGGACCGCCCCTAAAGGAATAACCTGCCAGACCCATGTTACCCGGAAGGGGTCTGGCGGGAAAGACCGGCTGGGGTCCTTCCGCCGCGCATGGGGAGCCGGTTCGGGCGCGCATTGGAATCCGGTCATTGGAATCCGGTTGACCGGCGTGACCTTGGACCCGGCTGGCCAAGGTTAGGGCCGGCCGGCGTCTCCTACCGGCGACGGCCGGGGTGTCCGTAGGGCTTCTGTAATGACCCGCACGTTATGGCGCATCATGCCCAGGTAGGTCTCGGCACCGCTCCCCCGCGGACCCACCGAGTCGGCGTAGAGCCGGCCGCCGATGGGCACGCCCGCCTGGGCGGCCAGTTCTTCCATCAGCTTGGGGTTGATGGTTGACTCCACAAAGGCCGGCACCCCGTACTGCCGCAGGTGTCCCATGAGCCGGGCCAAGTCGGCAGCGGCCGGTTCTTCCTCGGTGCTGACCCCCCACACGGTGTCCACCACCCGCAGGCCGTAGCGGCGACCGAAGTAGCGGTAAGCGTCGTGGGTCGTCACCAGCAGCCGCCGCTCGGGTGGAACCGCTGCCACCTGGCGGGCGATCCAAGCATCCAGCCTCCTCAGCGCCGCCTGGAGGGCGGCCGCCCGCTGCCGGTAGAACGCGGCCCCCGCCGGATCGGCGGCCGTGAGGGCATCGCGGATCGCATCAACATAGCCCATGACCAGCACCGGGTCCATCCACAGGTGAGGGTCGACCTTGGTGGGATCGCCCGGCCAGGGCAGAGCCACTCCGGCGGGCAGACCTTCCGCCACCCGGACGACCAGGGGACCGGCCTGCCCCCGACGGGGCTCGCCCGCACGCCACAGCGCGGACCCGCCGGGCGCGCCCTTGGCCTGGGGCGTCGCGGCAGCGGCCCGGGGCGGGGGTTGGGGCGACCCGATCGGCGGAGACACCGTGGGGATGGCAGCGGGTGTTGGCGATCCGGACGGCGTGACCGGCTCCGGCAGCCCCTGTAATAACCGCTCTGCCCAGAGGTCGATGCCGTAGCCGTTCAGCAGCACCACCTGGGCCCGGGCGAGCGCCAGGGCATCCCGCGGCACCGGCTCATAGCTGTGGGGATCCTGGCCTGGGGCCAGCAGGCTATGCACCCGCACCCGCGGCCCACCGATCTGGGCCGCCAGGTCGGCCAAGATGGTGGTGCTGGCCGCCACCAGGGGGCGGGGGTCACCGGGACCCATCACCTGGTCCCACCAGACTCGCCCGGCGGCCAGCACCGAGCCAAAACCGAGGAGAAGCACCAGGGCCATCACCAGGACGGCCGTCGGCAGGGGGCGGGGCCGCCTCATGCCTTCTCACCCTCACCCCGGGTAGACCGCCCTTCGTCGCCCTCCGGCTCCAAGGCGTAAACGCGGAGAGCCGCCGCGGCGGCGTGGTCCAACCACTGGCGCCTCGGCTCAACCGGGGCGGCGAAGGGATCCGGTCGCTGTTCCGGTGCCTCCCCAGGTACCGTCCTGCGCACCCACAGGCCGCCACCGGCCCGGCCGAGGACCTCCAGCCGGGTACCCGGCACCAGGCCGGCCCGGCGCAGGCGAGCCAAAAGATCGGGGTCCTCATCGTCCACGCGGGCGATCAAGGCGCGGTGCCCCGGTGATAACTGGGCCAGCGTCAAGGGGGGCTGCTGGTCGGCGGGGACCTCCCCTGCAGCGGTGGGGATGGGAGCCCCGTGGGGGTCGTGGGCTGGATGGCCGAGGGCTTCGGCCATCTCTTCGGCCAGGTGGGGCGGGGTGGCGTGCTCCAGCTCATGGGCCACCTGGTGGACGTCCTCCCAGGCCATCCCTGCCACGTCGGTCAGGTACCGCTCCCACAGCCGATGGGTGCGGATCAGCCGGCGCGCCTCCCGCACGCCCGCCGCCGTCAGCCGGGCGCCCAACGGCGGCGCCCCAACCCAGGCCCCCGCCCGGCGGGCACGGGTGGCCTTGGGCGCGGGGTCCCAGGCCGCTAGTCCCCGGGCGACCAGCCGGGCCACGGCCCCTTGCACCTCCCGCCGGCTGAGGCCGGTCCAGCCCGCCAACACGTCCAGGGGAACGCCCCGCGGGCCCATGGCCGAGGTGCCCTCGAACGCGACCGATGCGGCTGGCACCGCCTCCTCGCCATCTTCCAAGCCCAGCTCGTGCAGCCCTTTGAGCACGTCTTCCGCGGCCACCACCCGAGCCATGCGCCGCCGCTCCAGCGCCCGGGCCAACAAGCCCTGCTCGGGGGCCAGGGCCAGGGCCAGCGCGAATCCGGCCATGGCCACCAGCACCATGGCCGGGCCCGACGCCACGTTGAGATAGAAGGAAAGGTACAGGCCGGTCACCGCCGACACCGCGCCTAGCACCACCGCCAGGCCGATCAGGGCCGGGAAGCGCCGGGTCAGCAGGTAGGCGGTGGCGGGCGGGGTGACCAGCATGGCCAGGGCCAGCACCACCCCCACAGCCTGCAGCGCCGCCACCAGCGTGGCCGACACCAGCACCATCATCAGGTAGTGAAGGGTGCGGACGGGCAATCCCGCCACCTCCGCGGTGACGGGATCGAAAGCCCACAGCTGCAGCTCCTTGAAGAGGAGCACCACCAGCCCGGCGGCCACCGCCGCCACCGCGGCCATCAGCACCAGGTCCGCGCGGGCTACCCCCAGGACGTTGCCGAACAGGATGTGGAACACGTCCACGCTGCTGCGGGCACGGCTGAGGATGGCCAGCCCCAGGGCAAAGGCGCCGAGGAAGAGCAGGCCCGTAGCGGCGTCGGACTTGAGGCGGGTGTTGCGCTCAAGAAAGCCGATGCCGGCTGCTGTGAGCAGGGCGCTGGCCAGGGCACCGGTGAAATAAGGCCAGCCCAGCAGGTAGGCGATGGCCACGCCCGGCAGCACGGAGTGGGAGATGGCATCGCCCAGCAGCGACCAGCGCCGCACGAGGAGGAAGCTGCCCGTCACGGCCCCGGCCACGGCCACCAGCACCCCGGCCAGCAGGGCCCGCACCATGAAGGGGTAGCGCAGCGGTTCCACCAGGATGGCCAGCCAGCCCGGTTCCCCCGTCATGGCCGCACCCCTCCCGAAAGCGGCAGGGCCACGCTGTCGAGATAGGTCAGGCGGCCGCCGTAGGTCTCCCGCAGCCGCTCGGCCGTCATGACCTCCGCCGGCGGGCCGAAGGCGATGACCCGGCCGTTGATCAGCGCCACGCGGTCGTAGTGATCGATGCCCGAAAGATCGTGGTCCACCACCAGGATCGTCTTGCCCCCATCTCGCAGCCGGGCGAGAAGCCGCCGCACCACCTCCTGGGTGGCGGCATCCACACCGGCATAGGGTTCGTCCAGCAGGATCAGGTCGGCATCCTGGGCCAGAGCCCGGGCGATGAAGACCCGCTGCTGCTGGCCGCCCGAAAGGGCCGCCAGGGGGCGCCGGGCGTAGGCCGCCATGCCCACCTCCTCTAGTGCTTCTTCGACCCGGCGGTGGTCCTCCGGCGCCGGGCGCCGCAACCAGCCCAGGCGCGGCACCCGCCCCATCATCACCACGTCGGCCACCGTGGCCGGAAAATCCCAGTCGATCAGCTCCCGCTGGGGCACGTAGGCGATCCGGCGCCGCTGGCGCTCCACCGGCTGACCGAAGATCCGCACCGTGCCCGCGGCCGGCCGCACCAGCCCGAGAATCGCCTTGAAGAGGGTCGATTTCCCGGCCCCATTGGGTCCCACGAAGGCCACCAGTAAGCCCGCTGGTACCGTCAGCCGGACGCCCCGCAGGACGGGCCGGTGGTCATACGCCACGTAGAGATTCCGTAGGTCCACGGCGGCCGCCGCCGCGTTCTCCTGCCCCGTGGCCATCCCTCCATTTTCCTGTCTCGAGGTCACCGCTACCGTCTCCTCGGGTCCCATCCCCATCCCCCTCGGTGGGCTCGCCCGCCCTTCCAACCCCCGCGTCCGGGCGGACCCGGTACGGCCGTTGACCGGGGTTCAGGACGAAGGGGGGCGGGTTTGCCGGCACCAGGCTAGCGTGTTTTCCCTCCAACAACAGTTTTGTATTAATGCAAATTCGGGGTGCAAGACCCGCTTCCAGCGTAAGCCCCTGCGTCGCCTACCCCGCCCGAGCCGCCCCATCGGGGCGCAGGCGCCGGCCTTGTGGTTTATAACACCCCAGGCGTCAGGCTCGCTGCTCGTCGGCGGACCGGGGGGCGGTTGAGCGACCGACGGTGGCAGCCGTGGCAGCCTCAGGCCTCCGCGGCCGCTGGCTCTGGCAGGCCTCAGTCCGGCTGCCGAAGGCCCCCCAGGCCCGTCGGCACCCGCCCGTTGCGGCCGGGTTCTGACAGCCCGGGACGGACGGTAACCCGGCCCGGCGGCGCAGGAGCGCCGTCCTCCGGTGGGCGGGCGTTGGGCCGCGGCACCTCGATGACGGCAATCTCCATCCAGCGGCCGTCCATCCAAGTATTGGCGTAGATGAGATCGGGTTGGCCGTCGGCGTCAAGCCGCGGATACAGGTGAAAGCGCAACCCCGCCACATCCGCCGCGTTGTAAAAGCCGGAGTAGTAGAGGATGTCCAGCACCTGCTCAGCCAGGGCTAGGGCTTCGCGCCGGTCCGGGCAGATGACGGTACCGTCTTCGCGCAGGGTGGTCTCCATGAACACCTGGGCCAGGTCGCTCAGGACCTTAGCATCGTACGGATGGTCGCGCCGCGGTCGGGAATAGCCCTGGCGGGGCAGCCGACGACCCTCCTCTGGGGACTCTCCGGGCCCCGTCGGCTGGGGCGATTCGCCCTCCTCGGCGTGGAGGTGGTCATGGGACGGCCCGGCATCATCGGGCCGGTCGTCTCGGTCCATGGGGTTCGCCTCGCTCCCCGGTGGCTCGCGGTGGCTCGCCGCCTGCTGACGGCGGACGATCCTTGGCCTCGGCGCGGCCGGCAACGCCCAGCACCGGGCTGTGCCGTCCGGCTAGCGATTTATCATAACACAGCGCCCGGTCAGAGACCGCCCCCTGGCGGGGAAAGACCACCCGGCTCGCCGGCCGCGGTGCCCGATCGCGTAGGGGACGGCAAGGACGGGGAGATGGGGACGTCGGCTCCGCACTCCGGACGGGTTTCCAGTCGGTGGGCAGCAAGGGGCTCCGGTGTCAACACGGGACGAACGGGGTCGAAGGACCTGATCCCAAGGGCGCCCGCTGAGCCCGCCACCGCCCCAGCGGCGGTCAGGGGGGCGGGGAGGCGGTCGCTTCGGGCATGATTTGCCGCGGGATGGGTGACGACCGGCGCCCCGGCCCTGGCCGCGGAGCCAAGTCCGTCCTGGCTGGAACCGGAGGGTTGGGCTGGACCCGCCCAGGAAACTCGACGGGTTTCCTTGAGAATCTGTTTCAGGTAGAAGGCGCCCGCGTCCATCCCCTGGGCTCCGAGAAGCAAAAGCAGATCCCCTTCACCCAGCCGGGACACGGCCGCCGCCACCGCATCCCCCAGCCGGGCAAAGGTGGAGACCTGGGGCCGCTCGAGACCGCCCGCCTTAAGTCCGGCCAGGCATGCTTCCCATTCGGCCGGCCGCACCATGTCCCGGGCCGACGTGTCTCCAGCGCTGGCCGTGACGACAACCGTGGCTTTAAACCGCCGGGCCTCGCAGGCCAGCTGCAACCCGTTGGCGTAGTTGATCGCCTCACCCCGACCGCCCCGGACCGCGTAGACCACGGCCATTCGGCGGTGGGGGATCTGGGCCGCAACGGCAAAACAGGCGGCCAGGCTATCCGGTCGGCCGACCGTATCGTCGATCACGGTGAAGGGTTGACGCATCAAGACTTGGGTACGGCGTCGCGGTGCAGCGAAAGAGGACAAGGCGCGCGCCACCAGGGCGAGGCCTAGGCCAAGCCACAGGGCCGCTCCCACCGCCGCCACGGCGTTCAAGGCGTGGTGGGGGCCCAGCATCTGCGTCTTCAACCACACCTCGAGATCCGACGCCACGCTATGCCCATCGGCAGCGTGGAGCCAACCAGCCGGCCAAGGAACCAGGCCAGTCAGAACCTGCCCTAGGCGCCCGGTGGGCCCCGGCGGCCAAGCCGACGGCAGCCGCAGGCGCAGCCGGTTCGTCCAGAGGGCGGACGGCCCTTGGCTAGGGAACGGGGAATCGGCCGCAGCGACTCTTTCCTCCATAAGGCGTAGGGCGCTCTCGGGCCCGCGCCCAAACAGGACCACCGGCGCCTGGGCATAAGGACCGAGGCGCAAGGCGGCCTCCCCCTCGTGCATCAGCATCCCGCCGTCGGGCGGGACCATGGCGACGAACCGCCCCTTGGCCGCGGCGTAGTGCTCGTAGGTGGGGTGGTATTCCAGGTGCTCCAGGGGGGCCAGATTGGTCACCACGCCCAGATCGAAGGCCACGTCGTCGACCCGTCGCTGGTCGACGCCCTGGGATGAGACCTCCATCACCGCCACCCGACAGCCGGCGTCGACCATGGCCCGCAGGTAGCGGTGCAGGTCGAGGGGGTCGGGAGTGGTCAGGTTGCCGGGGCCACGGTGGCCGCCGGCGCGCACCTCCAGCGACCCGATAAGGCCCGTCGGGATCCCCGCGGCGCTCAAAAGGTGGTAGAGCAGCAGGGTGGTGGTCGTCTTGCCGGTGGTCCCGGTGACGCCCACCACCACCAGCTGGCGGGACGGGTGGCCGTAGCGATTGGCCGCCAGGCGAGAGAGGGCCGAGCGGGCACAGGGCACCTCAAGCCAGCTGACACCGGGAGGCAGCGTCTGGGCCGGGGGCTGTTGGGCCATCACCACCCGCGCGCCGCGGCGCAGTGCCTCTCCGGCGAAGGCGGCGCCGTCATGGCGGCGGCCGGGGATGGCGACGAACAGGTCGCCGGGTTCCACCCGAGCGGAGTGGGAGCGGATCTCACCGACCCGTGGGGGAAGGGGATCACCCGTCAGATGAAAACGCAGCCCTGCCAGCAGTTGGCCAACGTCCAGCGCCATGGTCCTTGTTCGCCCCCCCGTTTGGGGTTCCCCGATAGGCGTATGTCGCATGCCCCGGGCAGGTGTCACGGAGGGCGCAACGGAGTAAGGGAAAAGCTGGGCAACGGGGTCCCCGACAAGCGGGGGACCCGACAAACGGGGTCCCGGACCGGGGGGTGGGTGGCGCTGGAAACTGAAAACAGGGGCCTTGACCGGCAAGGGCTTAAAAGCCCGCCAGCCAGCTGATCAGGGCGGGGGCCAGCAGGGTGAGGATGAGCCCGTGGACGAAGGCCAGGGCCGTGGTGCCCGCATCCCGCGCCGCCGCGGCGATGATGGGCAGGGTGGTGTCCATGGTGGTGGCGCCGCCCGGCAGGACGGCGAGCCAGCTCCGCCGGCCTGCCAGGCGCGCCAGAAAGGGCACCGCCACCACCGTCAAAAGCTCCCGCAGCACGTTGGCCAGGAAGGCTAAGGCGCCGGCGGCCGGTCCCCACAGCTGGGCCACCAGTACCCCTGCCATGCTGTACCAGCCAAAGGCGGCCGCCACGGCCAGGGCCAGGGCGGGCGGCTCGCCGGTCAGCCGGCCCGCCAGCCAGCCCCCGGCCAGGCTGCCCATCCCGCCCAGGAGGGGCAGCAGGAGGGCCTTCCCCCGAACGGCCCGGAGGCTCTCCCGGGTGGCCGGCCACTGGCGTCCGAACTCGCAGCCGTAGAGCACCATGAGCAGGATCAGGGCGTATCCGGAACCGGCCGTCGCCAGCCGCCCGGCGGTGGCCACCAGCTGGGGCGACGCGGCCGCCCCGGCGGCCATCGCCGCCGTTTCTCCGGCCATGGCCGCCTTCCCACCGGCCATCGCTGCCGTCCCCTCGGCCATCGCCGCCCCGGCACCGCCGTCCACCAGGCCGCCCGCCCAGTGGACGAACCCGCCCCCCGCCAGCCACCCGCCCACGACCGCCAGGACGGCTGCCGCGCTGAGGCGCAGGGCTTCGCCGGGTCGGCCAGGGTCCGCGGCGGCCGCGGCCTGCCCCGCGGCGCCGGGATCGCGACGGATCGGGTCCTGCCGAGCGGTCTTTCCCTCGGGGGCGAGACTCCCCTGGGCGGCGCGATCCGGAGGGATCAGGTGCGGGCCCGCCGCCTTCCCAGAGCGCTCGAAGGGACGGGGCCGGGTTCGACTGCGCACCTCACCGGGCTCGGCGCCGGCCCGGCCGGACCGGCGCGAGGCGGTGCGGGCGCGGAAGGCGGCCCCCAGCGCCCAACCGAGCAGTCCCGCCAGCAGGGCCCCTCCTGCCGTGGCCACGGCAAAGGTCGCAGCCCGGCCGCCCAGCCGGGCCAGCCCGGACCCCACCTGCGGGTCAAGGCCAAGCCGCAGGCCCATGAGGAAAAGCAGCATCCGCAGGGTCCAGCGCGATGCCGCATTCCACCAGGCCGCCGGAATCCGGTTGCCGAGGCCGCTCAACCCCGCCGCCATGCCGGCAGCCAGGGCCACCAGCACCGCGGTCACGGGCGACCTCGCTCCTTGCCTAGGCTCCCGCGGGCGGGCTCCTTTTCGCTTGCCCCGGGCCAGCGCGTTCCACCCGAAGAACCCCTGCTCGCGGCGCCCGCGTGGCGGCTGGCGGGACCGGCCCTTTCGCCGGTGGCACGGGTACGCCTGCCGCTCTCAAGCACGCCCATGAGCCGCGCAAACCCCAGGGCGCCCAGCAGGATGACGCCGGCGAGGGACACCGTCATCCCCAGCAGCCCGGCCACCGATCCGCCCGTGCGGCGCTGCCACAGGGCGGCGATCACCACAAACAGCCCCAGGGCCATCGCCCGGACCACCGGCTTCAATCGCTCGCGCAAGCTGGTTCCCCCGTTTCTCCCTGCTTTCGTGTCCACGCCCGGCACCGCCGCTAAGCGGGACCGCCCTTGGCCCGGGCCGGCCGCGGACCGAGGTCCCTTCCCCGACACCCTCTGGCGCCGGATCTCTGGCGCCGGATCTTCCGCGGGAGGGCTGGCGGGCACCCCGTTGACCTGCTCAGGCGCGGGCCGGATACTGGAGATGATGGTAGCACCGTGGGGGTGCTGGCGCCACGCCGGCTGAGACGAGCCAACCGGCTCGAACCCCTCGAACCTGACGTGGGTAATGCCACCGGAGGGAACGGTGCGGTCCCGCTCCAACGAAGCTTCTGGATCGCTTCCTGGCGCCTGGGCCGCGTTCGTCCCGCGGCCCCTTTTCGTTGCCGGCCGCACCCTGCCCTGCCGCGGCACCCGCCCGCGCCAGCCCGCACCACCCGTGGGAAGGGAGCGATCCACCATGCCCACCCCTGCTGAGTCCCGTCCCGGTGCGCCCCGTCCGGGTGCTCCCCGCCCGCATGCGCCCGGCCCGGGCACCCCACCGCAGGCCCCCCCGCCCCGAGCCATGACCATCGCCGGCTCCGACAGCGGCGGCGGCGCGGGGATCCAGGCGGACCTGAAGACCTTCAACGCTCTGCGGGTCTTCGGCACCTCGGCCATCACCGCCCTGACGGCCCAGAACACCGAGGGGGTGCGGGACGTCCACCTGGTCCCCCCCGAGATGGTGGCCGCCCAGATCGACGCCGTGCTGGACGACATCGGCACCGACGCCGCCAAGACGGGCATGCTGGGCACCACCGCCATCGTGGAGGCCGTGGCCGAGCGCATCGGCTACTGGCGGGACCGGCTGGGTCCCTTCCCCCTGGTGGTCGACCCGGTGATGATCGCCAAGAGCGGCGCCCCCCTCCTGGACGAACCGGCCCGGGAGGCGGTGCGGCGGCTGCTCCTGCCGCTGGCGACGGTGATCACGCCGAACCGCCACGAGGCGGAGGAACTGGCCGGCGTCCCCATCCGGACGCTGGACGACGCCCGCCGGGCGGCCCAGGTCCTCCACGGGCTGGGGCCGGCCTGGGTGGTAGTCAAGGGCGGTCACGTGGCGGAAGATTCCGCCGAGGCCGTGGACGTGGTCTACGACGGTCGGGAATGGCAC
This is a stretch of genomic DNA from Thermaerobacter sp. PB12/4term. It encodes these proteins:
- a CDS encoding metal ABC transporter solute-binding protein, Zn/Mn family — encoded protein: MRRPRPLPTAVLVMALVLLLGFGSVLAAGRVWWDQVMGPGDPRPLVAASTTILADLAAQIGGPRVRVHSLLAPGQDPHSYEPVPRDALALARAQVVLLNGYGIDLWAERLLQGLPEPVTPSGSPTPAAIPTVSPPIGSPQPPPRAAAATPQAKGAPGGSALWRAGEPRRGQAGPLVVRVAEGLPAGVALPWPGDPTKVDPHLWMDPVLVMGYVDAIRDALTAADPAGAAFYRQRAAALQAALRRLDAWIARQVAAVPPERRLLVTTHDAYRYFGRRYGLRVVDTVWGVSTEEEPAAADLARLMGHLRQYGVPAFVESTINPKLMEELAAQAGVPIGGRLYADSVGPRGSGAETYLGMMRHNVRVITEALRTPRPSPVGDAGRP
- a CDS encoding metal ABC transporter permease, which encodes MTGEPGWLAILVEPLRYPFMVRALLAGVLVAVAGAVTGSFLLVRRWSLLGDAISHSVLPGVAIAYLLGWPYFTGALASALLTAAGIGFLERNTRLKSDAATGLLFLGAFALGLAILSRARSSVDVFHILFGNVLGVARADLVLMAAVAAVAAGLVVLLFKELQLWAFDPVTAEVAGLPVRTLHYLMMVLVSATLVAALQAVGVVLALAMLVTPPATAYLLTRRFPALIGLAVVLGAVSAVTGLYLSFYLNVASGPAMVLVAMAGFALALALAPEQGLLARALERRRMARVVAAEDVLKGLHELGLEDGEEAVPAASVAFEGTSAMGPRGVPLDVLAGWTGLSRREVQGAVARLVARGLAAWDPAPKATRARRAGAWVGAPPLGARLTAAGVREARRLIRTHRLWERYLTDVAGMAWEDVHQVAHELEHATPPHLAEEMAEALGHPAHDPHGAPIPTAAGEVPADQQPPLTLAQLSPGHRALIARVDDEDPDLLARLRRAGLVPGTRLEVLGRAGGGLWVRRTVPGEAPEQRPDPFAAPVEPRRQWLDHAAAAALRVYALEPEGDEGRSTRGEGEKA
- a CDS encoding metal-sulfur cluster assembly factor, which codes for MAKVTEEQVREALTDVIDPEIGLNVVDLGLVYRCEVDDEGVVEVDMTLTAIGCPLGDQIVSQAKQAIERLDGVKEARVRLVWSPPWRPEMMSERARMLLGF
- a CDS encoding transketolase family protein, which codes for MFGLPTGKPTRQAFGEALVELGRRHPELVVLDGDLSKSTYTRYFAQEFPDRFFNAGIAEANMVGLAAGLASCGKIPVCASFAAFLMCKAFDQMRIGVNYAGLNVKFVGSHGGISIGEDGVSQMAVEDVALAQALPGFVVLVPADEHATRRAVEAAVAHPGPVYIRVGRPKAPLVYDTRPCDFAIGRAILVRDGGDLTIAANGLMVAAALAAAEQLAAEGIEARVLDFASVKPLDRDAVRAAAEETGALVVAEEHLKAGGLGSAIAMALAETVPVPAEFVALQDTYAESGAPEDLMRKYGLTPEAIAIAARRVLERKRAGVVGTAHR
- a CDS encoding transketolase, whose product is MHVPAPTVPAETLASLEERARRLRRHVIRMIARAGSGHPGGSLSAAEIVTALYFHVMRHDPARPSWDDRDRFVLSKGHGVPIVYAALAEAGYFPEAWLERLRQLDSPLQGHPSRRDCPGIEASTGSLGQGLSIAAGMALAGKLDGKDYRVFVLLGDGEIQEGQVWEAAMFAAHHRLDNLIAILDYNRYQLDDAVDAIVRLEPLADKWRAFGWDVEEIDGHDLGQVVPALERARAGTGRPVMIIAHTVKGKGVSFMENNNEFHGRAPTPEETEKALAELGDEPAAAR
- a CDS encoding metal ABC transporter ATP-binding protein — encoded protein: MATGQENAAAAAVDLRNLYVAYDHRPVLRGVRLTVPAGLLVAFVGPNGAGKSTLFKAILGLVRPAAGTVRIFGQPVERQRRRIAYVPQRELIDWDFPATVADVVMMGRVPRLGWLRRPAPEDHRRVEEALEEVGMAAYARRPLAALSGGQQQRVFIARALAQDADLILLDEPYAGVDAATQEVVRRLLARLRDGGKTILVVDHDLSGIDHYDRVALINGRVIAFGPPAEVMTAERLRETYGGRLTYLDSVALPLSGGVRP